The Streptomyces sp. Mut1 genome window below encodes:
- a CDS encoding recombinase family protein: protein MHHHTIADLYLRLSLDREGKTAIDRQEADCRAWCERNGITVRKVHIDRGRSGYKTVARKGFDAALTAVTSGIVGVLVVWKLDRLSRKGIGEVGKALDDIGRVGGRLVSVMDGLDTNNDSARVTIALLAELARNESRNLGVRVSSAKRYLRQRGQWIGGQPPYGLKVDPSTKKLTHDPETATYARLIADEALSGKALVHVARFLNEHGIESPRGGVWNSSSVMQLLRAPAFAGLMPQTEYKESADGTRKYSSRVVPYRDPETLDTVSIGEGIITVGERELITRQLESRTFADAGKRRGQKQGNNLLVGIAHCGLCGARMSRAGTSYVCSNNRMGRGCVGVSARVEALDAWVAGAFLSRLPALEPEDPLLAAIADRWVKREDPEVFAKRDAMEAEISDEETRLADLEEARYVRGEFSGPGAVDRYNRLAGRLQGRIDGLRGDLRKLPMPAVDISPLLDGGLLREAWSSGDVPGRRERLKLAIDSVTVSKGRRGVRFVGHERCVIRWADADRS, encoded by the coding sequence GTGCATCACCACACCATCGCTGATCTGTATCTTCGCTTGTCGCTGGACCGGGAAGGCAAGACAGCGATCGACCGGCAAGAGGCCGACTGCCGTGCCTGGTGCGAACGGAACGGCATCACCGTTCGCAAGGTCCACATCGACCGGGGACGCTCCGGATACAAGACCGTCGCCCGCAAGGGGTTCGACGCCGCACTGACCGCTGTCACGTCTGGCATTGTCGGCGTGCTCGTGGTCTGGAAGCTCGACCGGCTCAGCAGGAAGGGCATCGGCGAAGTCGGTAAGGCGCTGGACGACATCGGCCGCGTCGGCGGGCGGCTCGTCAGCGTCATGGACGGGCTCGACACGAACAACGACAGCGCACGGGTGACTATCGCCCTGCTCGCTGAGCTTGCGCGAAACGAGTCACGGAACCTTGGTGTTCGGGTCAGCAGTGCGAAGCGGTATCTGCGGCAACGCGGACAGTGGATCGGGGGGCAGCCTCCTTACGGGCTCAAGGTGGACCCCAGCACGAAGAAGCTGACCCACGACCCTGAGACGGCTACGTACGCCCGTTTGATCGCGGATGAAGCGCTCAGCGGGAAGGCGCTTGTCCACGTCGCCCGGTTCCTGAACGAGCATGGCATCGAGTCGCCACGCGGTGGTGTCTGGAACTCATCCAGTGTTATGCAGTTGCTGCGCGCCCCTGCGTTTGCCGGCCTTATGCCGCAGACCGAATACAAGGAATCGGCGGACGGGACGCGGAAGTACAGCAGTAGGGTTGTGCCGTACCGCGACCCTGAAACGCTGGACACTGTGAGCATCGGCGAAGGGATCATCACAGTCGGGGAGCGGGAGCTGATTACCCGTCAGCTCGAATCGCGCACCTTCGCCGACGCCGGCAAGCGGCGCGGGCAAAAACAAGGCAACAACCTGCTCGTCGGTATTGCGCACTGTGGTCTGTGCGGGGCCCGCATGAGTCGGGCCGGTACCTCTTACGTTTGCAGTAACAATCGCATGGGGCGGGGCTGCGTAGGAGTTTCAGCGCGGGTGGAAGCCCTCGATGCATGGGTCGCTGGAGCGTTCCTGAGCCGGTTGCCCGCGCTTGAGCCGGAAGATCCGTTGCTGGCGGCCATTGCCGACCGATGGGTCAAGCGAGAGGACCCGGAAGTCTTCGCCAAGCGGGACGCCATGGAAGCGGAGATCAGTGACGAGGAAACCAGGCTCGCGGATCTAGAGGAAGCCCGCTACGTGCGCGGCGAGTTCAGTGGGCCGGGTGCTGTCGATCGGTACAACCGGCTGGCAGGGCGGCTTCAAGGGCGTATCGACGGCTTGCGCGGTGATCTGCGAAAGCTCCCCATGCCGGCCGTGGACATCAGCCCCCTGCTCGACGGGGGGCTACTGCGCGAAGCGTGGAGCAGCGGTGACGTGCCCGGTAGGCGCGAACGGCTCAAGCTTGCCATCGACAGCGTGACCGTCAGCAAAGGGAGGCGAGGGGTGCGCTTCGTCGGGCACGAACGATGCGTGATCAGGTGGGCGGACGCCGACAGGTCCTAG
- a CDS encoding LURP-one-related/scramblase family protein — protein sequence MRLLVRERIFGIGDDYWIEDADGHKVFLVDGKAMRLRDTFELKDAQGRVVVEIRQKLISLRDTMLIERDGEHLAKIKRKRLSLLRNHYRVTLKDGTELDVSGKILDREFAVDYEGELLAQISRRWLTVRDTYGIDIVREDADPALLIAVAVCVIVLAEKEHDD from the coding sequence ATGAGACTTCTCGTACGTGAGCGGATTTTCGGCATCGGCGACGACTACTGGATCGAGGACGCGGACGGCCACAAGGTCTTCCTGGTCGACGGCAAGGCCATGCGGCTGCGCGACACCTTCGAGCTGAAGGACGCGCAGGGCCGCGTCGTCGTGGAGATCCGCCAGAAGCTGATCAGCCTGCGCGACACGATGCTGATCGAGCGGGACGGCGAGCACCTCGCCAAGATCAAGCGGAAGCGGCTGTCGCTGCTGCGCAACCACTACCGCGTGACCCTGAAGGACGGCACCGAGCTCGACGTCAGCGGCAAGATCCTGGACCGCGAGTTCGCGGTGGACTACGAGGGGGAGCTGCTGGCCCAGATCTCCCGTCGCTGGCTGACCGTCCGCGACACCTACGGGATCGACATCGTGCGGGAGGACGCCGACCCGGCGCTGCTGATCGCGGTGGCGGTGTGCGTGATCGTGCTCGCGGAGAAGGAGCACGACGACTGA
- a CDS encoding carbon-nitrogen family hydrolase has translation MRASLIQIAVDPDEPVDSRRERAASLVAAQRGADLVVLPELWPVGAFAYTSFEDQAEPLTGPTHTVMAEAAAGAGVWLHAGSFVERADDGVLYNTTLVFTPEGERAAAYRKIHRFGFDQGEAVMMGAGEDLVTVALPRTTLGLATCYDLRFPEMFRGLVDAGAETLVVAAGWPERRRAHWSLLARARAVENQAYVLAVGSAGTHAGVQQAGHSVVVDPWGEVLAEAGADEEVLTVEFDPAKVAATREQFPALKDRRLGLAAPRIQQT, from the coding sequence GTGCGCGCCTCCCTCATCCAGATCGCAGTAGACCCGGACGAACCCGTCGATTCCCGCCGGGAACGCGCCGCCTCCCTGGTCGCGGCGCAGCGGGGCGCGGATCTGGTGGTGCTTCCCGAGCTGTGGCCGGTGGGGGCGTTCGCCTACACGTCGTTCGAGGACCAGGCAGAACCCCTGACGGGCCCGACGCACACGGTCATGGCCGAGGCGGCCGCCGGCGCCGGGGTCTGGCTGCACGCCGGTTCCTTCGTGGAGCGGGCCGATGACGGCGTCCTCTACAACACCACGCTCGTCTTCACGCCCGAGGGCGAACGGGCCGCCGCCTACCGCAAGATCCACCGCTTCGGATTTGATCAGGGCGAGGCGGTCATGATGGGCGCCGGCGAGGACCTGGTGACCGTCGCCCTTCCACGGACCACCCTCGGCCTCGCCACCTGCTACGACCTCCGCTTCCCCGAGATGTTCCGGGGTCTGGTCGACGCGGGCGCCGAGACCCTGGTCGTCGCGGCCGGCTGGCCGGAGCGCCGCCGCGCCCACTGGAGCCTGCTCGCCCGCGCCCGCGCCGTCGAGAACCAGGCGTACGTCCTGGCCGTCGGCTCCGCCGGCACCCACGCCGGCGTCCAGCAGGCCGGGCACAGCGTCGTCGTCGACCCCTGGGGCGAGGTGCTCGCCGAGGCGGGCGCGGACGAGGAGGTGCTGACCGTGGAGTTCGACCCGGCCAAGGTCGCCGCGACCCGGGAGCAGTTCCCGGCCCTCAAGGACCGGCGCCTGGGACTGGCCGCGCCGAGGATCCAGCAGACCTGA
- a CDS encoding maleylpyruvate isomerase family mycothiol-dependent enzyme yields MTVHPSLQTYADAWTHSIESIAELVSPLTEAEWNGRTPCPNWSVRDIVSHIIGMECEQLGDPRPIHTLPRDLFHVQSDFARYMEMQVDVRRHHTAPEMTSELEYTIIRRSRQLRNESRDPETMTRAPLGAEQTLETALRMRAFDVWVHEQDLRTTLGKPGNLDSPGAAITRDSLLMGLPKVVAASAGAPPNSAVVLDVHGPVEFLRTVRVDAEGRGSVDGSPSLGPAATLSMDWETYVRLACGRVRPNAVADRIKTEGDQDLADAILQHFAVTP; encoded by the coding sequence GTGACCGTCCATCCCAGCCTCCAGACCTACGCCGACGCCTGGACCCATTCCATCGAGTCGATAGCCGAGCTGGTGAGCCCGCTCACCGAGGCGGAGTGGAACGGCCGTACTCCCTGCCCCAACTGGTCGGTGCGCGACATCGTCTCGCACATCATCGGTATGGAGTGCGAGCAGCTCGGCGACCCGCGTCCGATCCACACCCTGCCGCGCGACCTCTTCCACGTGCAGAGCGACTTCGCCCGCTACATGGAGATGCAGGTCGACGTCAGGCGCCACCACACCGCGCCGGAGATGACCTCCGAGCTGGAGTACACGATCATTCGCCGGTCCCGGCAGCTGCGCAACGAGTCCCGTGACCCGGAGACCATGACGCGGGCCCCGCTGGGGGCCGAGCAGACCCTGGAAACGGCGCTGCGCATGCGTGCGTTCGACGTCTGGGTGCACGAGCAGGACCTGCGCACGACGCTGGGCAAGCCCGGCAACCTGGACTCCCCCGGTGCCGCCATCACCCGGGACTCCCTGCTGATGGGGCTGCCGAAGGTGGTGGCCGCGAGCGCCGGCGCTCCGCCCAACTCGGCGGTGGTGCTGGACGTGCACGGTCCGGTGGAGTTCCTGCGCACGGTACGGGTCGACGCCGAGGGCCGCGGTTCGGTGGACGGCTCCCCGTCGCTCGGCCCGGCCGCGACGCTGTCGATGGACTGGGAGACGTACGTCCGGCTGGCCTGCGGGCGGGTACGGCCGAACGCGGTCGCGGACCGGATCAAGACCGAGGGCGACCAGGACCTGGCCGACGCCATCCTCCAGCACTTCGCGGTCACCCCGTAG
- a CDS encoding MFS transporter, translated as MSSAAAPTLPVPGDPPGGRRAARVWGIGVAVYFVAIIFRTSLGVAGLDAADRFDVNASALSTFSILQLLVYAGMQIPVGLMVDRLGTKKVLALGAVLFTLGQLGFALSPSYGTALASRALLGCGDAMTFISVLRLGTRWFPARRGPMIGQVAALFGMAGNLVSTLVIARALHGFGWTTTFVGSSLAGVVVLVLLLLFLKDHPEGHEPPPVQHAGGAYVRKQIAAAWREPGTRLGMWVHFTTQFPAMVFLLLWGMPFLVEDQGLSRGTAGELLTLVVLSNMAVGLVYGQVIARHHAARVPLALGTVGTTATLWASVIFHPGHHAPMWLLVVLCVVLGACGPASMIGFDFSRPANPPERQGTASGIVNMGGFVASMTTLLAVGVLLDATGDNYRVAFASVFVLEALGVAQILRLRLKAAHREREHHVISRVEAVHVPA; from the coding sequence GTGAGTTCCGCCGCCGCGCCCACCCTGCCCGTGCCCGGCGACCCGCCCGGCGGCCGGCGTGCCGCCCGGGTCTGGGGCATCGGCGTCGCCGTCTACTTCGTCGCCATCATCTTCCGCACCAGCCTCGGCGTCGCCGGGCTCGACGCCGCCGACCGGTTCGACGTCAACGCCTCGGCGCTCTCCACCTTCTCCATCCTCCAGCTCCTGGTCTACGCGGGCATGCAGATACCCGTCGGCCTGATGGTCGACCGGCTCGGCACCAAGAAGGTCCTCGCGCTCGGGGCCGTCCTGTTCACGCTCGGCCAGCTCGGCTTCGCGCTCTCCCCCTCGTACGGCACCGCGCTCGCCTCGCGCGCGCTGCTGGGCTGCGGCGACGCGATGACGTTCATCAGCGTGCTGCGGTTGGGCACGCGCTGGTTCCCCGCCCGGCGCGGCCCCATGATCGGGCAGGTCGCCGCCCTCTTCGGCATGGCGGGCAACCTCGTCTCGACGCTGGTCATCGCCCGCGCCCTGCACGGCTTCGGCTGGACCACCACCTTCGTCGGCAGCTCGCTGGCCGGGGTCGTGGTGCTGGTGCTGCTCCTGCTCTTCCTGAAGGACCACCCCGAGGGCCACGAGCCGCCGCCGGTCCAGCACGCGGGCGGGGCGTACGTACGCAAGCAGATCGCCGCCGCCTGGCGGGAGCCCGGCACCCGGCTCGGGATGTGGGTGCACTTCACGACGCAGTTCCCGGCCATGGTGTTCCTGCTGCTGTGGGGCATGCCGTTCCTGGTCGAGGACCAGGGGCTGAGCCGGGGGACCGCCGGAGAGCTGCTGACCCTGGTGGTGCTCTCCAACATGGCGGTCGGGCTCGTCTACGGGCAGGTCATCGCCCGTCACCACGCGGCCCGCGTCCCCCTCGCGCTGGGCACGGTCGGCACGACGGCCACGCTGTGGGCGTCGGTCATCTTCCACCCGGGGCACCACGCGCCGATGTGGCTGCTGGTCGTGTTGTGCGTGGTGCTCGGCGCCTGCGGGCCCGCCTCGATGATCGGCTTCGACTTCTCCCGCCCGGCCAACCCGCCCGAGCGCCAGGGCACCGCGTCCGGCATCGTCAACATGGGCGGCTTCGTCGCCTCGATGACCACGCTGCTGGCCGTCGGCGTACTACTGGACGCGACCGGCGACAACTACCGCGTCGCGTTCGCCTCGGTCTTCGTCCTGGAGGCGCTGGGGGTCGCCCAGATCCTGCGGCTGCGCCTCAAGGCCGCGCACCGGGAGCGGGAGCACCACGTGATCAGCCGCGTGGAGGCCGTGCACGTCCCTGCCTGA
- a CDS encoding GntR family transcriptional regulator, which produces MPAPAPSTSPAPARPPVKRPPAAERVYTHVKDAVLDRRYEGGTLLTEGSLAEAVGVSRTPVREALLRLEVEGLIKLYPKKGALVLAVSAQEIADVVETRLLVEEFAARKAVPASAQLISRLEGLLEEQRQLSEAGDLAAVSVKDRCFHAEIVRHAGNEILSRLYDQLRDRQLRMGVAVMEAHPGRIAANIAEHSELLEAIRAGDAEGAAQVVRRHVSRVKVLVRGEDR; this is translated from the coding sequence ATGCCTGCCCCCGCACCCTCCACGTCCCCCGCCCCCGCACGCCCGCCCGTGAAGCGGCCCCCGGCCGCCGAGCGCGTCTACACGCACGTCAAGGACGCGGTCCTGGACCGCCGTTACGAAGGCGGCACGCTGCTGACCGAAGGCAGTCTCGCGGAGGCCGTGGGGGTCTCGCGCACCCCGGTGCGCGAGGCGCTGCTGCGGCTGGAGGTCGAGGGGCTGATCAAGCTCTACCCCAAGAAGGGCGCCCTGGTCCTCGCCGTCTCGGCCCAGGAGATCGCGGACGTGGTGGAGACCCGGCTGCTCGTCGAGGAATTCGCCGCGCGCAAGGCCGTGCCCGCCTCCGCCCAGCTCATCAGCCGTCTGGAAGGGCTCCTGGAGGAGCAGCGGCAGCTCTCCGAGGCCGGTGATCTGGCCGCCGTCTCCGTGAAGGACCGCTGCTTCCACGCCGAGATCGTCCGCCACGCGGGCAACGAGATCCTGTCCCGCCTCTACGACCAGCTGCGCGACCGCCAGTTGCGGATGGGCGTCGCCGTCATGGAGGCCCACCCCGGCAGGATCGCCGCCAACATCGCGGAGCACAGCGAGCTGCTGGAGGCGATCAGGGCCGGTGACGCGGAAGGCGCCGCACAGGTCGTGCGCCGCCACGTCAGCCGGGTCAAGGTGCTGGTCAGGGGTGAGGACCGGTGA
- a CDS encoding D-alanyl-D-alanine carboxypeptidase family protein, whose amino-acid sequence MKLGIKGIRRASATATVALTAGALLAGGAFASTAQAATPKAPSIVAKGGFVMNNGTGKTLFTKAADTRRSTGSTTKIMTARVVLAQKGLNLDSKVTIQKAYSDYIVSKGASSARLIVGDKVTVRQLLYGLMLPSGCDAAYALADKFGSGKTRAARVKSFIGKMNSTAKTLGLKNTHFDSFDGIGNGSNYSTPRDLTKLASSAMKYSTFRTVVKTKSTKQKVTTKSGGYRYMSWANTNKLLGSYSGTIGVKTGSGPAAKYCLVFAATRKGKTVIGTVLTSSSEANRTADAKKLMDYGFKK is encoded by the coding sequence TTGAAACTCGGCATTAAGGGCATAAGGCGCGCTTCCGCGACCGCCACGGTCGCCCTCACGGCGGGCGCCCTCCTCGCGGGCGGCGCGTTCGCCTCCACCGCACAGGCCGCCACGCCGAAGGCGCCCTCGATCGTCGCCAAGGGCGGCTTCGTGATGAACAACGGCACCGGAAAGACCCTGTTCACCAAGGCCGCGGACACCCGTCGCTCCACCGGTTCCACCACGAAGATCATGACCGCCCGTGTGGTGCTGGCCCAGAAGGGCCTGAACCTGGACTCCAAGGTCACGATCCAGAAGGCGTACAGCGACTACATCGTCTCCAAGGGCGCGTCCTCGGCCCGTCTGATCGTCGGCGACAAGGTCACCGTCCGTCAGCTGCTGTACGGCCTGATGCTGCCCTCGGGCTGCGACGCGGCGTACGCCCTGGCCGACAAGTTCGGCTCCGGCAAGACGCGCGCGGCGCGGGTGAAGTCGTTCATCGGCAAGATGAACAGCACCGCGAAGACGCTCGGCCTGAAGAACACGCACTTCGACTCGTTCGACGGCATAGGGAACGGGTCCAACTACTCGACCCCGCGCGACCTGACGAAGCTCGCGAGCAGTGCGATGAAGTACTCCACGTTCCGCACGGTCGTGAAGACCAAGTCGACGAAGCAGAAGGTCACGACGAAGAGCGGCGGCTACCGCTACATGTCGTGGGCGAACACGAACAAGCTGCTCGGCTCGTACAGCGGCACGATCGGCGTGAAGACGGGTTCGGGCCCGGCGGCCAAGTACTGCCTGGTCTTCGCCGCGACCCGCAAGGGCAAGACGGTGATCGGTACGGTCCTGACCTCGTCGTCCGAGGCGAACCGCACGGCGGACGCGAAGAAGCTGATGGACTACGGCTTCAAGAAGTAG
- a CDS encoding DUF1062 domain-containing protein, with translation MLIHWAVMPTRLPVVLRRCHTCASGSFRANGKFRVNAHHKLLDAWLLALCTGCGDTTRLTVLERAHVRSVRPELLDRMHANDPALAAELLQDPVVRRRNRVALDWTGAWRLDTRGQDHSDREVIDVSVTFGARIPVRPLRLIADGCGLSRAETERLLSEGKLVSPARLTGKLTGDFGFLLKR, from the coding sequence GTGCTCATCCATTGGGCCGTCATGCCCACACGCCTGCCCGTCGTCCTGCGCCGCTGCCACACGTGCGCGTCCGGAAGCTTCCGCGCGAACGGCAAATTCCGCGTCAACGCCCACCACAAGCTGCTCGACGCCTGGCTCCTCGCGCTCTGCACGGGGTGCGGGGACACCACGAGGCTCACGGTCCTGGAGCGGGCGCACGTCCGCTCCGTACGGCCTGAGCTGCTGGACCGTATGCACGCCAACGATCCGGCCCTGGCGGCCGAGCTGCTTCAGGACCCGGTCGTGCGGCGGCGCAACCGCGTGGCCCTCGACTGGACCGGCGCCTGGCGCCTGGACACCCGGGGCCAGGACCACTCGGACCGCGAGGTGATCGACGTATCGGTCACCTTCGGGGCGCGGATACCGGTACGGCCGCTGCGCCTGATCGCGGACGGCTGCGGCCTCTCCCGGGCGGAGACGGAACGCCTGCTGTCGGAGGGCAAACTCGTCTCCCCCGCCCGCCTGACCGGCAAACTCACGGGCGACTTCGGCTTCCTGCTGAAGCGGTGA